CTTGCTGCGCTTCCGACTTCGTTGTTGCTGAGGGCCATCCGAGTCCTTGCGCTGGCGGCGCCGGGGGTTGCGCAGAGAGCTGCGCGCGCTCTGAATGGAAGCCTCGGGTGAGAACATGATGGGCGGGATAGTCGAATCCAGGAAACACGCGAAAGAGCGCGCCGGTGATGGTGTTGGCTCTTCGCTGCCTTGGTGGTTGATTGGCAAGTTGAGAAGATTGCGTGGGTTAATGTTGTTGGAGACAGGGATCCAATGATCCATTCGACGCTAGACCACGGAGTTAACCAACGTGTAGGACACCTCATCACTGCGCCAGGCCCTTTCCCATTTCAACCCGCACTTGTCTACTTTCTACATGTGCCTGTGAATAAGCCCTTTTACTGGAAGTTGCTCTCTCATAGACGGCGCAGAGTCTTGGGCGCCCGCTGTAAGCTGCGGTGGTCCGTGTATGCGCCTGCCCGCTCTATTCAGGTACGCGCAAAACCATCATCCAGGCACCCTTCACTCATCAGTAAAGTTGCGTCACATTACTTCACTTTAACACTATCCACAGGCGAGACACTCGTAGTAGTAAGTTCATGTCTTGTTTCTTATATTTGTTACATTCGTCACTATATATCTTTCAGGAGTGCTTTTGTAGCAGCCGTGATAGCAGGAGATCTTGTGCATTTCCCATCGAGAGATTGTACACATACAGTCTGAAATTCGCAGCGACCATTACTCCTTGCATTTGACGATAGCTTCCCACACGTTGACTAGCCAGTCAACATGCAGCCATGTCATTGTTCATTCATCCACCTCTCATACCTACAACTTCTTGTCGTGTTCCTCCTCAGCAACGCTGTGCTCGGTGGACGTGGTGCTCTGCTTCTCAAGCTCCTCACCCATGGGGCCGTGGATCTCTTCTTCGAAGACGGGGTCGGCCTCGATGGTTTCGAACTTGGTCTTGAAGTCCTTCATGTTGTGTGTAGACGAGTTGCTTCGGCGGCGGGCATAGGCCATGTTGGGCCTAATGTCTTCGACCTCATCACCGGCAGCACCCCTAGTCATGTCAGTCGATATCATCATAGTTACCCTAACTAGCACCACTCACCAATTGCCCTTGCCGCTACCGCCCTTCTTGGTCTTGGTCGGGTCGGAATCAGCATGGCCGGATTTGGCGAAGTACTTGGGAAGTCTCGTCTCACGCTCAGCAGTGCCATCGGCAATGCCGGCGTGGTCACGGTCAGTGAACTTGTGAGAGCGAGTCACTAGACGAGAGTATGTCAGTCTCCGTTACATTGGTAATGGTCTGTCAAGGTATGACGTCGATGCTCAGAGCACACTACGAGCTCAATGCAAGACAGACAAGCATGTCGATGAATCAGATGGAAGGAGCTACTTACTGGTTGATGGATGTGATTGAGAGTggggtggtggtgatggaTGCTTAAGGTTGGTGTGGTGGTTCAAATACTCAAGAACGGTGAGCTCGGGAACTACTGGGGGAACTGAAGCGGGTTAATAAATGATCTTGTGATGAGAGCTTTGACCCGATTGCGTCGTATGGCGTGAAGCAATGTGACGGAGCGCCAGCGTACCTGCAGGTCTAACGTGAGGGGTCAAGAGAGACTTACGTTGTCGATGAGCAGAGAGGAGATGAGATTAGTCAAGCGTTGTTTATgagtgaagaagaggacGATTGTTGGTCTGACAAAGGAAGGCGCAATGCATCTCACGCGACGATCTGGAAGGCGGGGAAGCTGGCGGAAGCTGGAAGCTCCCTTTATATCACCGCTCAAGACCAGGCCCCTCGTATCGCCATTATCTAGAAGATTCGTCCTTTCACCGCCCAGCTGTCGCTACTGCGATTGAAATCAAACTTTACTATATTTGTTGCCTTTTCCAACGCGTTATCAGTCGGATCAACGGTGCCTGAGCTGTGTGAGGAAACATGGTACGTCACCGGTACCTGCATGTCGGTGTCGCGTGTGGTGTGAGCAACATGCCAATCCACCACATATCGCCGAAAGCCAGGCACAACTGTCTTCTATAGGACAATGATCCTTCAATGTCCTTGTCTCGAAGCCATGAGCCCGTCTCAGGGCTGCGTATGGCTTCTACTTGATAACTTCAGGGCCTCAGGGTCGGCTGTTACCCCAGATTCTGGCCGTACCTTTTAGACACTAATGCGCGCTGGATCCACTCTCGCAACGGAGAAAGCCATGCATGGATGCGCCATCCCACTTCGCTCAGCGCACACGTGACACTTGCTCGTACCACTTTGTTGATGACCAATCACCCGCTGGTACTCTGGTGATTGCATCAGCAGCGCTTTCTCCGAGGCCGCTGACTGTCTTTAGAAAAGTTTCCCGGTGCCGTGATTCACCACCACTCCCTAAATTTGAATTTTCTTTTCACTCTCTCAGACTCGAATATTGCACTTTTCAGTGACCAAGTTTACATACAAAACTCTACCCCGCCACCAATCCTCACAGTGTTGCGACACCCCGCCATGGCCCCGCGATGCCTCCTAATCGGTACGCCGTCCATTGCGGCGCACCCGGAGCGGCTGGACCAAGTCTACGAAATCCACCATCGCAGTTCGACAGACCTTCAGATGCTTGATCGCATCGCTGCAGGTCTCGTCAACCTTCCCGCCGCCACATACGATgtcgtcctcctcctcgccGACGCCGACGGCACAACGCGCGAAAGTCACAAGCTGTTTTCGCGCGACGTGATGAACAAAGTAGCCAGCGCATTGAAGATTGGAGGTGTGCTCAAGAGCCAAGCAGGCCCTTTCCAGGGCGCAGAGAAGACGGAGGCTATCCTAGCAGGCCTCACAGAGACGGAAGACGGCATGGCAAAGCCCGAGCAGGAGGAGCCTGTATCAATACCGCTCAAGTTTGGCAAGAATAAGGCAAATGGTGTGAGTGCGACAAATGGCACAAATGGCGCTGTCAACCCAGACGGTTCCGTCCCGTTGAACCTCAACCGCAAACGCGATCAGCCAGAACCCGTCAAGCCCGCAGGCGTAGGCTTTGTCGACTTTAGCGACGATCTCGACGACCCGATAATCACAGGCGAAGACGATGATCTAATCGACGAAGACGACCTCATCACTGAAGCAGACATGGCACGTCCAGTAGTCCAACGTAAGCCCTCTCCCACACTACCCTCCATATAAACCATCGCTAACACTCCCCCCAACAGCACTCGAATGCCAACCCAAGCCCGGAAAGCGACGACGCGCCTGCAAAGACTGCACCTGCGGCATGAAGGAGAAACTCGAAGCCGAAGACGCCGCCAAACGCTCCTCAGCAGACAAGGCGCTCAACTCGTTGAAACTAGATGCCGACGATCTCGCAGAAGTCGACTTTACCGTCCAGGGTAAAGTGGGCAGCTGTGGCAATTGCGCGCTCGGTGATGCGTTTAGGTGTGATGGGTGTCCGTATATTGGACTACCGGCTTTCAAGCCTGGGGAGGAGGTGCGGTTGCTGAATAACGATATCCAATTGTAAGGGACTTTTGATGTTGGACAAGAAATGCATTTTCTACGGCGTAACGTAACGGAACGCGTgtgggttgggttgggttggtttggtttggttGACTTGGAATATCATGCATCTAGATAAGTGGTAAAAACGACGTAGTTATAAGGAATATATGTCGTCCATTCAAGATCAACAACGCTCTGACTGACGTGAACGAATGAGTGCGTTCATCTACCATTCATAATAAAAAGAACCCCTCCTCCTCATAACCATAAATCCCAGaaacacacacacactctctctctctcaaCCTTCCACACCAGCCCGTCCTATAAAAAAAGCATACCTAAATAAACACCTTATCCTCCTTACCCTGTCTATCCCAATACCcccctccaccaccaccactaACCCACCGACTCCCCCTCCCTACAATCCCCTTGAGACTCAACACTCCCCAATTCTTCCCTTTACCAGCTtccgtcgtcgtcgttgttgttTCATCACCCCCTCCACCACTTCCACCACCGCCGCTGGTTTGCACACTGCTACCCAGCACACGCTCCCCCCTACTCGCATCATCATACTCTCGCGTGGGAAGAGGCATAGACTAGGTGTTTTTACCGGCGGTGCTGGTGTAGTGGTTTTTGCTGTCGGTGCTGGTAAGGAGGGTGGTAGACCGGATATCCTTTTAGCACTCTTaggcggtggtggtggtgtaggtgatggtgatggtgaAGAAGACGTAAGACGAGCTTGCCTCGTAGGAGTAGGAGTATTTCTCACACGACCGTCTGAAGGGGCGGCGCGGAGATTGATACTACTGCTTCGGAGGGTTTGGAGGGTGGCGTGCTCGATTGTTGTGGTTGTGTCTTcggaggaggtggaggtggcgTGGTCTTGTGTTTCATCTATATGCTGGGCTGGGGTGCTGGCTTCGTAGAATGTTAAGTTACCGGATAGATCGCGTGTAGCCAGTGATCTACTCTTTTCCCCATCACCCCCCCTTACTTGAAGActtggtggtggtggtgagaGGAGACACTCCCGATGTACTCGTAGTACCACTAGCCCGGCGCGCGGCATCTTGCATAACCGTCTGCGCGTCGAAGAAGGGAAAAGCAGAGGACTGTGTGCGTGAGCGGTCGTGGCGTTTGCGGGGGGCGATGTTGGAGCTGGAGTGTCTGGATTGTGTGCGTGAGTGGATGCTTTTGCGTGAGTGTCGTTCTTTGGTTTGGCTGGGGCGGTGAGATTTTTTTGGCTTCAGGGGTGGCTTTTGAGTGGCGGGTTGTGGATGGTTTGGGTCGAGAGGGGGGAGGAGACAGGCCTTGGTTTAGTTTTGGGTCTGGCGTCGGATCTGATGGGTGAGCTTCGTTGGCCGAGGGTGTATGTTGACGAGGCGTTTTCTTTGCCGCCGTGTTCGTGCGATGGGCCTAGGTAGTATGGTGTTGGGTCTCGTTCACTGGTACGCTTGAGTTGTCATTTGGTGTTGCTCTGGCTGTTTCGCTTTGCGGTTTTACTACCACGCTTCTCATTTCGGGTGGTGTCTACTTTGTCTAGGTTCAGCGGAGGGAGCGTGTATTCGTTTGGCTTGATGGTTTCTCGCTTTTCAGTCTCTTCAATGTCTCGCTCTTCGTCCGAGTAGACATTGTCGCTCATCTCGGCATCCTCGAAGACTTTGCTGCCTAGACCGTGTTAGTCAGATCTGAGTACACCCACTCAAGAAAGAACTCACCAGTGAGGTCATTAAGGCTGGCCTTCAGGTCGTATACACGAAAACTGTGTCGGGTGCTCGCTCGTCGAACAATACTACCCCTGTCTGAAGATATTGCGGTCCCTGGTCGCACATAACTCTTGACAACCCGGTCACGAGGGGGTGATGTCGCTGTATGGGGTCGGTTGACACGATTTTTCCGGAGACTGCCTGGGAACTTGAATTTTGGGCTTCCAGCTTGATCGCCGAAGAGTTCCCCTAGCTTTGGTGTATCAGTTATATCCTTTTCTGCTCCTGCTCCGACATCGTCATCTGGTCTGACCACTGTGTTGCGGTTCCTCGGCGACAGCGGGCTTCGGGGCGTAGATGTAGCCTCGGTGATGAAAGCAGGAGGCGACTTGTAACTACATGTTGATGCACGCGCGCCGGCGCTGAAGAAGGGAGACTGATTTGATGCCCGTTTTCGAATGTACGAGTTGCGCTTTTCACCCACCGTGCGCCCACCGACAAAGCTAGAACGCCTTGATGCAGGCACAACGCGAACACTACGACGTACTTCGGTTGGTGTAGTGACTAACGTGGTATGCTTTCTTGTCAATGGTGACTGAGGGAAAGCCGAAGGAGTGATTGATAACGTACTCGTGCGGCGCGTAGTTGCGTTGGATCCCGTGCTCTGTGGCCGATGTAGAGACGAGAAGTTTGTATTCGTTCGAGACAGTGAGTATGTATGACGCCCGTGTCCCATACCTGTAATGCGTCGATTGACAGGCAACCCGGTACTGCGGTGTATCTGGTCTTGATGCACGGTTGTTGTTCGACGCTTGTGCTTTCGAAAAGTATCAGATGACTGCGAAGCCCGCTTCGCCAGCTCGGTAGGTATTCTCATCGAGTCGGGTGAATGTTGTGATGGAGCAGTATCGTCGTAGATGCCAAATGAACTTGTCTGAAAGTGATCGAGTGTCCTCATGTCGTCGTCGCCGATTGGGCCAGCTAGTGAGTGGCCATCTTCACGTTCTTCTAGTAGATGAGGACTGTGTGTATGCGATCTAGAAGTGTGAGTCCCAGCCATGGCTGATTGGTGTCGGTTGGTAGTGGTCGTTGATTGCTGGTTGTTTCCGCTTAGATCAACCGAACCGTGGAAACAGTATTTAGGTAGATTGAGATCGAGCCGGGGCGGATGCTCTGGCGTACGTGACACAAATGGATCATGGTTCTCCTTATTCTTTTCATCATTCTGCTCAACAGTATCATCACACTCATGCCATGGCATGAAAATTGGCTGGGAAATTTCGGACTTCCTTGGGCTCCTGGGCAGCTTTGGGCTGACATAACTTTTGGCAAGCCTTCGTCTGCGCTTCAAGCAAACCGCAAATGCGACGAGTATTATAACACCAAAGATTCCCCCGATGACTGCGCCTACAATGATTGCCGTCTTCCGCCTGTCATTGCTATGCTCCCAACTGTTCGTACTACCAGGGGTGTTCTGAGGGTCAGTCGTTGCAGCCTTTGATACCATAATTTGGAAAGTCTGCGAATCCGTGTTGGAGCCCTGATCAGATACTGCTCTCAGCGAGCACTGGACGCCCTGTGGGGTAAAATTGGTGGGAACTGTGCCTGAGATAGTGCCAGTGGAGGAATCAAATTGCAGATGACCCGCCAGATTTCCCAGGTCGACAGTGAGCTTCTTGTTTTTTCCCAAGAAAGTTTGGTGGTATTGTATACTTGAAAGGCTCACCGAGCGTAAGATTGAGGGGTCCAACGTCACCCATAGTGGTCTTTGACTGAACGTTGACGTGAACAGTGTACTCAGCAATGTCTCCAGATTGGGCTTTTGCAGTGACAACAATGTCTTGCCACTTCAACTGAGTTGGCGCTGTCCCTGTGATCGTGATTGTGTCGTTGTTGAGACCTAACCAAAATGGTAGTTCTGCAGTTACAGAATGGAGATCTTTGCCATCAACGTTTGAACCATCGaggaagagatctttcttCAGGTCGTTTATTTGTACGCTCTGTCCTTGAGCTACGTTAATGGACTGACTGGAAGGCTTGAACACAAGTGTATGCTCGCTGACGACCATAGTAAACGAAACTGTGGAAGCAGAGAAGCCAGGGGCTTCGGAGGTGATAAGAACCATCTGTATAGTTTGCGGATAAGTCGTTGGGGATGTGGTACCGCCAAAGCTAATTGAAGAAGAATCGAAACTGATCCACGCTGGCAGTGGTGTACGATTTTCCAGCAGCGCAAAGTATGACAGTGCTATGCCATGCGAATCGAATGTATCCGAGGGGAAAGATATGTTGAAAGGTTTCGATGGTTTGACAGTAACGGTGTTGTGCCTAGATGCCTCACCTACAGCTGACAACGCTGCTGAGACATCGTCCTTTGCCGTGGGCTCATCAGCTGCCGAAATAAGCAGTTGAGAGTCCATGCTCGCAACCGCGCCACCTTGCCCTGCTGCGTTGATTTTGAAGCTTGCAGTCCCAATATCGTCGGACTGTGGTGTTCCCGAAAGTGTTCGACTGTCGCCATCTAGTGATAACCATGACGGGTTTCCAACCAGGGAGTATTGTAGATTTTCAGAAGTCGATGAGAATGTGGTGGGTGCAAATTGGAAGCTAAAAGGCGCCCCGATGCGCGCAACTGGAGGATATTGCAGGTTCAGTGGATAGTTCACCTGCGGAGTCGCACATGCCAATAGCGGTAGAAAGGGCATATAGGCGAGAAACTTCACCATTGCACTATCATTCTCATCAGTATATTTCAGCACACTGTTTCAATCCTCTTACCGTAAATTCGCCATCAGTACAAGTCCAGAGGATGTCTGACCATGCGGATGAAGGAGCACCCATACTAAAAGGCCTTCTGCCGGGTTCAGCCATCTTCTTCAAATTTGCAATCACGATCATAACGCGTGTTCGTGTCGAGGCGGGGAAAACCTTAAATTCTGGGCACAAAGACAGCTCAAGAATGTGAGACGATGGGATGGAGGGGTCGCGGCAGTAAGGGAGAACAGTGTCGCCCTGCCTGCCCTCGCGCAAGAGTACAAATATTGTAGACTTAACAGCACTCATATCTTTTAGTAGTGGCTATAACGGTGATGCGTAATATCTGACGTGGCGTTAAAGCTACCCAGCGTTGAGATGCAAAACACAGGAGTGCACTCATTCCCCAATCGCCAACTCCAACTTCAAAGCTGTTCGCCCTGGGCCATAATAGTCTGGCCGGCACTCGAATTGCTGAAAGCCACACGAATTGTATAATGCGCGGGCTGGTTTGCGATTCGCGTCGACCCACAAGAAGATGGTATGGCAGCCTCCTTTTTCCATGTGGCGGCGAAGGGAATGGATGAGTGATTTGCCGAGACCTTTCTCCCTCTCTTGCTCAACGACACAAAGCTTGTGGAGCCACGCTATCCTTTTCATCCGCTGGTAAACCAGGTATGCGGCCAGAGTGTCGGCGTCACTTTCTTTAAAGACAAGTAGTAACCCAATAT
This sequence is a window from Pyrenophora tritici-repentis strain M4 chromosome 4, whole genome shotgun sequence. Protein-coding genes within it:
- a CDS encoding anamorsin family protein: MAPRCLLIGTPSIAAHPERLDQVYEIHHRSSTDLQMLDRIAAGLVNLPAATYDVVLLLADADGTTRESHKLFSRDVMNKVASALKIGGVLKSQAGPFQGAEKTEAILAGLTETEDGMAKPEQEEPVSIPLKFGKNKANGVSATNGTNGAVNPDGSVPLNLNRKRDQPEPVKPAGVGFVDFSDDLDDPIITGEDDDLIDEDDLITEADMARPVVQPLECQPKPGKRRRACKDCTCGMKEKLEAEDAAKRSSADKALNSLKLDADDLAEVDFTVQGKVGSCGNCALGDAFRCDGCPYIGLPAFKPGEEVRLLNNDIQL
- a CDS encoding He-PIG domain containing protein — its product is MVKFLAYMPFLPLLACATPQVNYPLNLQYPPVARIGAPFSFQFAPTTFSSTSENLQYSLVGNPSWLSLDGDSRTLSGTPQSDDIGTASFKINAAGQGGAVASMDSQLLISAADEPTAKDDVSAALSAVGEASRHNTVTVKPSKPFNISFPSDTFDSHGIALSYFALLENRTPLPAWISFDSSSISFGGTTSPTTYPQTIQMVLITSEAPGFSASTVSFTMVVSEHTLVFKPSSQSINVAQGQSVQINDLKKDLFLDGSNVDGKDLHSVTAELPFWLGLNNDTITITGTAPTQLKWQDIVVTAKAQSGDIAEYTVHVNVQSKTTMGDVGPLNLTLGTVPTNFTPQGVQCSLRAVSDQGSNTDSQTFQIMVSKAATTDPQNTPGSTNSWEHSNDRRKTAIIVGAVIGGIFGVIILVAFAVCLKRRRRLAKSYVSPKLPRSPRKSEISQPIFMPWHECDDTVEQNDEKNKENHDPFVSRTPEHPPRLDLNLPKYCFHGSVDLSGNNQQSTTTTNRHQSAMAGTHTSRSHTHSPHLLEEREDGHSLAGPIGDDDMRTLDHFQTSSFGIYDDTAPSQHSPDSMRIPTELAKRASQSSDTFRKHKRRTTTVHQDQIHRSTGLPVNRRITGMGHGRHTYSLSRTNTNFSSLHRPQSTGSNATTRRTITTPTEVRRSVRVVPASRRSSFVGGRTVGEKRNSYIRKRASNQSPFFSAGARASTCSYKSPPAFITEATSTPRSPLSPRNRNTVVRPDDDVGAGAEKDITDTPKLGELFGDQAGSPKFKFPGSLRKNRVNRPHTATSPPRDRVVKSYVRPGTAISSDRGSIVRRASTRHSFRVYDLKASLNDLTGSKVFEDAEMSDNVYSDEERDIEETEKRETIKPNEYTLPPLNLDKVDTTRNEKRGSKTAKRNSQSNTK
- a CDS encoding acetyltransferase; the protein is MADVLRRTPPGFVITEFSSFPPKNRAAIAEKVAKLEKKVFPAIEHFNYDVELKKKNIGLLLVFKESDADTLAAYLVYQRMKRIAWLHKLCVVEQEREKGLGKSLIHSLRRHMEKGGCHTIFLWVDANRKPARALYNSCGFQQFECRPDYYGPGRTALKLELAIGE